Genomic window (Nitrososphaera sp.):
AACACTTGATCCGGAGAATCGGTAATCCGCCATTTGTCAGCAAATATCGCTGTCAGGTAGCTCTTCAGAGTACTTCTATACGATTGGGATGCTCTTTCAGCCTCGCTTAGCATGTTATTCCTGTCACCAAGGCATACGGCCACGCCCACGCCCGCTTTTCCTATCCGGCCACACGCGTTTAGCAGCGTTCCGAATTCGCGAGCATCGCGCAACTGTGTCCGTGCATCCTCATTGTTGAGCGTGTAAACCCTTCCGATAAGCTCGTTAATGATCCCGCCCGCTTCGGCGCCGGAGACACCAATGTGTCTTGCTATTGCATCAATGAACGCGCTTTTTTCCTCCTGCGAAAGCTCTGAGGGGGTGCGCCATCTGCTTCCGTCGCGTAGCTTGATGCCAGCCTTTGTGAGCAAGTTGTAGCAGGCATCGGGGTGCCATGTTAGCCCGTGGATGTAGGGAAAGCTTGTGTATGCTAACGACTCGTGACAGGGTCGGGTCTCTCTGCCTGCAACCAGTATGTCAAGATCTGCATTTACAAGACCGCTCGATTGCGCTTGCTTCAATATCTCTTCGTTAATTCCAAGTAGCGACCTTTTTTCCCCCTGGTCTTGCCTGTCTGCGACTGCGGTCACGATGGCGAGAGGCGACAGGTCGCGGTTAATCTGATCCAGCCTCGTGGCAACTAGGTAACAAAGCCCGCCAGAAGAGATTTCCACAGAACCATCAATATCCACCTTCCAGGGGTTGAAAATCATATTTTCATCGTCCGTCAACTTCTCTTCTTCAGATATCTGGTGGTGGTCAAAGATCAGGCAGTTTCCCGAAAAGGCATTTCTTATCTCGCCCGACCAACCTCCCCCCAGGTCAGTAACTATGACAAAATCATGCGATTCGTTTTTGATGCTAGCAAGAAGATTCGCGTTCATGTCTGAGGCAATTCTAACGCAGAATTTTGCGCCCAGCCTTGCTAATGAGGAAGCGAGAATGCTGCCTGCTCCTATGCCGTCTGCATCAAGATGTGTCAGTATGCAAATTTCTGAATCCGATTCCGACACTTGATGTAGCTTGTCGCAAAAAGGCTGAGCGGCTCGTGCGAGTGTAGCAAAGTCGCCCATCCAACTGGAACCCTATTCCAGCTGGGCAACCACGGTAGAGTATTTCCAGTTTTGGGCTAGTTTTCCGGTCCGCTTATAGTACTTGGACAACCGGTGAATCTTAGCCTCGACAAGCTCCATGGACCGCACGTTACGATGGTCGCTGTTGTGTGCCTTTAGATGCCTCTGGAGTCCGACGGCTTTTTGGACCAGTTTGTCCAGGTCTTCAGGCATCGGGTACGAAATATTATTCTCGGCAAGTATCTCGCTTATGCTCTTTCCCGTGACTGGTTTTACGAGCGGCACCGAATGCTCGTCTCTCAATTTAAGACCAATCATGCTTGGTGATACGCCGTCATTAGCCATACTTACAATAAGGGATGTGACTTGCTCGGCAGATTGCGTCACCCACCCCGGCCTGCTTTTTGAGGTCGGCCGCGTAGAGTGTGACTTGCCCCTTGCGTGAACGTGAATACGCGCCATATGCTAGTTAGCATTTTAGTGGACATAAATAGCTATATTCGTTCAACGCTCGATGATATCAGAGTTGTTTGCCCCTCATCTGTCCTTTCATGATATTGTAGCAGGACTGACTCTTCTCCCGGCTAGAGCTCATAAAGGATAAATAGAAGATGCCTAAAAAGGTAGTTAATGAACAAGCCAATCATCGTTGCGCTAGCTGCATTAGCGGTATTGAGCGTGACGGTCATAGGAAATGTTCCGATTGCACGGGCGCAGTATGGCGTTCAGGGCAATCCCACATCAGCTCCGACTCAGGACCAGCTTAACGAGTGCGCTTCATACACCCCTCCAATTCCACAGCAACAATGCAATGAGCAGGCCATTTTGGCGCACAGAAAGGTTACTTACGCGGAGCAGAATGCACAGAGCTCAGCCAAAGGTTCAGGAACACCCTACTTCCAATCGACAAACTTCATCGTGTTCATTGGTGTTCTGGGCGCGATTTTTGGCGGAGTAGCTGCGGCCTTCTTCATTAAGGGACGAGGCTCGAAGCCAGTCACGACCTAAAAACTCCCTTTCCTCCTTTACTTTTTCTTCTGAAGTTATTTCCCGTTTAAAAGCCAACCAAAATGTATATATCATTGAGCGAATTTGCATTAGGTGATGATAGGCTTTCAAAGTCTAGTTGGGCAAATCGGTCCGAACTACGACCCCCTTTTCTACGACGTCATGGTCTACATCTTCGGGACCATGCTGTTCGCAGTGTTCCTTCTGGGCGTCATAGCCTTCTGGCTGAGAAGAAAGGGACTTGGTGGCGGTTCAGCGAAGGAAAAGTGGGCACAAGAGCTGGAAAGATACTTCGAGCGCGAACAGATCGGCCTAATACCAGACGAGAAGCACCACTGGTAAGACAGACGGGGCTAGAGCCCATTTCTTATTTATTTTCATTTTTGAAAAAACCTAATCAAAGATAAGTTTTTACGATATCCGCGATATTCTTAGTTCCGTCGAGACTTTCGGCCCGATCCATCATCTCCAGGGCTCTCTGCTTGAACGATGGTCCCTCAATCCCTTTCTGAATCGCCGCCTTCAACTCTGCGGCCGTAAGTCTTTTTGGAGATAGCATTA
Coding sequences:
- a CDS encoding 30S ribosomal protein S15, yielding MARIHVHARGKSHSTRPTSKSRPGWVTQSAEQVTSLIVSMANDGVSPSMIGLKLRDEHSVPLVKPVTGKSISEILAENNISYPMPEDLDKLVQKAVGLQRHLKAHNSDHRNVRSMELVEAKIHRLSKYYKRTGKLAQNWKYSTVVAQLE
- a CDS encoding DHH family phosphoesterase, producing MSESDSEICILTHLDADGIGAGSILASSLARLGAKFCVRIASDMNANLLASIKNESHDFVIVTDLGGGWSGEIRNAFSGNCLIFDHHQISEEEKLTDDENMIFNPWKVDIDGSVEISSGGLCYLVATRLDQINRDLSPLAIVTAVADRQDQGEKRSLLGINEEILKQAQSSGLVNADLDILVAGRETRPCHESLAYTSFPYIHGLTWHPDACYNLLTKAGIKLRDGSRWRTPSELSQEEKSAFIDAIARHIGVSGAEAGGIINELIGRVYTLNNEDARTQLRDAREFGTLLNACGRIGKAGVGVAVCLGDRNNMLSEAERASQSYRSTLKSYLTAIFADKWRITDSPDQVFVHGDGLVASDMLGAVSSVLSGSALMAGKLIFLRTVSSDDPEYFKFSCRKGGSNAPRVNLGLIMRHCAARAGGTGGGHPAAAGCRIPSNSVAEFSKLVRESIGDSRFAKTD